A region of Maridesulfovibrio sp. DNA encodes the following proteins:
- a CDS encoding PQQ-binding-like beta-propeller repeat protein gives MAFATTNGWPLSLGANVKILSSPAIASDGTIYVGTAGSEANNLFAISPNGSKKWECPITGSISSSPAIAADGTIYVGSTGKSFYAITPDGKQKWAFPTGESIYSSPAIAADGTIYVGSTDKSLYAITPDGKQKWAFPAGGRISSSPAIAADGTIYVGSADKFLYAITPEGKKKWALPTGGSITSSPAIAADGTIYVGSNDGNLYAISPSGKEKWRFEFGKSVTINNSAVITEDGTIIIAAANKLYALSPNREEKWILFDGTNSMFTSAAVASDGTIYISQGHNLYAVDSKKPTEDPVLIADTGNFIRSSPTISSDGTVYFGSDDGKLYAIETTSGGLALTPWPKFRKDIENTGRGESIEASQTQATGVEVAIQNSCSKELDTTDLNSKYKSGSFDPITEVVSFNATVSSNGATATFRISSTSIPTGKVSDLILMKFYNTSGTSKAYKNYALSGPEYNLDGYWWVTDADGNYMSQTDDITLGTEYYIYFVVKDNGDYDEDSDLGEITDPVAVGTGSGSSGTGCTLNPQATFSVEWILLMLAPLLLWLRGSFKR, from the coding sequence GTGGCTTTTGCAACTACAAATGGTTGGCCGTTAAGTCTCGGTGCAAATGTAAAGATACTGTCTTCCCCTGCCATTGCTAGCGATGGAACCATTTATGTAGGAACAGCCGGCTCCGAGGCAAATAATCTTTTCGCAATATCCCCGAACGGGAGCAAAAAATGGGAATGTCCCATAACAGGCAGTATTAGCAGTTCCCCCGCCATTGCTGCTGATGGAACTATTTATGTCGGATCAACCGGTAAGTCTTTTTACGCGATAACCCCTGATGGAAAGCAAAAATGGGCTTTTCCTACAGGGGAGAGTATTTACAGTTCCCCCGCCATTGCCGCTGACGGAACCATTTATGTCGGATCAACCGATAAGTCTCTTTACGCGATAACCCCTGATGGAAAGCAAAAATGGGCTTTTCCTGCAGGGGGCCGTATTAGCAGCTCCCCCGCCATTGCTGCTGATGGAACTATTTATGTTGGATCAGCCGATAAATTTCTTTACGCAATAACCCCTGAAGGAAAGAAAAAATGGGCTCTTCCTACAGGGGGTAGCATTACCAGTTCCCCCGCCATTGCCGCTGACGGAACCATTTATGTAGGATCAAACGATGGAAACCTTTACGCAATATCCCCGAGCGGTAAAGAAAAGTGGAGGTTTGAATTTGGAAAATCGGTGACTATTAACAATTCAGCTGTGATAACGGAAGATGGAACAATTATTATAGCAGCAGCTAATAAATTGTACGCGTTATCTCCTAATCGTGAAGAAAAATGGATTTTATTCGATGGGACGAATAGCATGTTCACTTCTGCTGCCGTCGCCAGTGACGGGACTATTTATATCAGCCAGGGGCATAACCTGTATGCTGTAGACTCGAAAAAACCAACAGAAGATCCTGTTCTTATAGCTGATACTGGAAACTTCATACGTTCTTCACCGACAATTTCAAGCGATGGAACAGTTTATTTCGGGTCAGATGACGGTAAATTATATGCCATAGAAACCACTTCAGGAGGACTGGCCTTAACTCCATGGCCCAAATTTCGCAAAGACATTGAAAATACAGGACGCGGAGAATCTATAGAAGCCAGTCAGACTCAGGCAACTGGCGTAGAGGTAGCCATACAGAACAGTTGCTCCAAAGAGTTGGACACTACCGACCTTAATTCTAAATATAAGTCAGGGAGCTTCGATCCTATAACGGAAGTAGTTTCTTTCAATGCCACAGTAAGCTCCAATGGAGCTACGGCAACTTTCAGGATCAGTTCCACTTCCATCCCAACCGGGAAGGTCTCCGACCTGATCCTGATGAAGTTTTACAACACCAGTGGAACTTCCAAGGCATACAAAAATTACGCCCTGAGCGGACCTGAATATAATCTTGACGGCTACTGGTGGGTTACAGATGCAGACGGAAATTACATGAGCCAAACTGACGACATTACTCTCGGCACTGAGTATTATATCTATTTCGTGGTCAAGGATAACGGCGACTACGACGAGGATTCCGACCTCGGTGAAATAACTGACCCGGTGGCAGTGGGGACTGGTTCAGGCAGCAGCGGAACGGGCTGCACTTTGAATCCGCAGGCAACCTTCAGTGTAGAATGGATTTTACTTATGCTGGCTCCGTTGCTGTTATGGCTGCGCGGCAGTTTTAAAAGGTAG
- a CDS encoding autotransporter domain-containing protein codes for MKIFSGCYRLSSIALIVIFILAFGFPAVAMATGSSSYALKVSSTETVNLPGETFSVEDSDTDVYGIYSTESLLNIGLLGTGTKVSATTTGTGFHSYGLYSTDINITTLAGTVSASAENAVQAFGLYAEGDENDGNLNIGTLSGTITATGTNAAAAGLWATGSSAGRGKIDISTLSGMISASSSNNESYGIYASGSTNITTLSGTVSTTASGTVSSQRQVYTNGINSSGGISILNYDTGAIARGLGNSNVNIGTLSGTVSTTSADGSAYGLYSPYDGITIGTLSGNVTTKSLGGTYVTADNFGNITTVKAPAYGLYSDSISIGTLSGTVSTTSAGGNAYSLYSSGTLNGGNTDTAMLISGSVEATGATAAYALYADGATNVHITGTIKATATSGTAYAIKTGNNADKVTLDTGANLTGEVDLGAGTDTLTLLGSGTTSSLFSNIENLVVGDGESSAGWIWGAGSSASAFNSINIYSGAELSIGSDTSLNTNNLTVNHGGTLNIAAYGQSSASVTATTATIEGTLEVDPSAESISTSSQVLSASSSLNTASVISSNPNFTVTRTDNDASGTVTVSTSFTPHNDESSLGTAATLAGVQAFANVAQSRNLTMLADSGEDSDKEILVASSGSLVGLLNARKPETSWGMYLQPVFSRGSRDGNSDSEGYDSYMAGLEIGVDRKFGENLVLGIMGGIGATQINFSGSDFVSGDSEVQQLYIAGVYGGYKFMDWTFSDTLSTTYATHESSRNAGMSQTAKGDYDSILTSNQFTARYHWQPVKDWEVVPCIGLNITHLHRAGFSETDATNAISYDTLDKTFADGILGVRVKYDIQIEDTLVTPYAGIGVIHSLGSNDITVRQYLPTTSAQVTTENDSNRLTPELGVIFGKKNASFTLSYAGEYGETTDSHSIFGVLRMDF; via the coding sequence GTGAAGATATTTTCAGGATGCTACCGGCTTAGTTCTATTGCTTTAATTGTTATTTTTATACTGGCTTTTGGCTTCCCTGCCGTGGCAATGGCAACAGGCAGTTCCAGCTATGCCTTGAAGGTATCATCAACTGAAACTGTAAACCTTCCGGGGGAAACGTTCTCTGTGGAGGATTCTGACACCGACGTGTACGGTATTTACTCCACTGAATCGTTACTTAATATTGGCCTTCTGGGAACTGGAACCAAGGTAAGCGCAACGACCACAGGGACCGGGTTTCATTCCTACGGCCTGTACTCTACTGATATAAATATCACAACACTAGCTGGAACAGTGAGTGCCTCAGCCGAAAATGCGGTGCAGGCTTTTGGCCTGTACGCTGAAGGTGACGAGAATGATGGTAATTTGAATATCGGCACACTGTCAGGGACTATAACCGCAACGGGAACCAATGCCGCAGCTGCCGGTCTATGGGCTACGGGAAGTTCTGCCGGACGTGGAAAGATAGACATCTCAACCTTATCCGGGATGATAAGCGCCTCGTCCTCAAACAACGAATCCTACGGCATATACGCCAGTGGCAGCACAAACATCACAACACTTTCCGGCACAGTGAGTACTACAGCTTCCGGTACGGTCTCAAGTCAACGACAGGTATACACTAATGGAATAAATTCCAGCGGCGGGATCTCTATCTTGAACTATGACACAGGCGCAATTGCCCGTGGACTGGGGAATAGCAACGTAAACATCGGGACATTATCCGGAACAGTGAGTACAACCTCTGCCGATGGTTCTGCTTACGGCTTATACAGTCCCTACGATGGAATTACTATCGGCACATTGTCCGGTAACGTAACGACAAAATCTCTCGGCGGTACGTATGTGACCGCAGATAATTTCGGCAACATTACAACCGTCAAAGCTCCCGCCTACGGCCTGTATTCTGACAGTATAAGTATTGGTACATTATCCGGAACGGTAAGTACGACATCCGCAGGAGGCAATGCCTATAGCCTATACTCATCCGGCACACTAAATGGCGGCAATACCGACACGGCAATGCTGATTTCGGGTTCGGTGGAGGCAACGGGTGCGACCGCGGCATACGCCTTGTACGCCGATGGCGCGACAAATGTGCATATAACGGGAACAATCAAGGCCACAGCGACCAGCGGCACAGCCTATGCGATTAAAACCGGAAATAACGCCGATAAAGTAACTCTGGACACCGGCGCAAACCTGACCGGTGAGGTCGATCTGGGGGCAGGGACTGATACATTAACATTGTTGGGTTCAGGCACAACATCTTCTCTTTTCAGCAATATTGAAAATCTGGTAGTGGGCGATGGCGAGAGCTCCGCTGGTTGGATCTGGGGCGCAGGTTCCAGTGCCTCTGCCTTTAATTCCATAAATATCTATTCAGGTGCCGAACTGAGCATAGGCAGTGATACAAGCTTGAACACCAACAATCTTACTGTAAATCACGGGGGGACACTGAACATAGCGGCCTATGGGCAAAGCTCAGCCAGCGTAACAGCTACAACCGCAACTATTGAAGGTACACTTGAAGTGGATCCTTCTGCCGAATCAATAAGCACAAGCTCGCAAGTTCTCTCTGCCAGCTCGTCATTGAACACGGCGTCCGTTATTTCCAGCAATCCCAATTTCACGGTAACCCGTACTGACAACGATGCATCAGGCACAGTGACCGTATCCACTTCTTTCACTCCCCACAATGATGAATCCTCTCTCGGAACCGCTGCAACGCTGGCCGGAGTTCAGGCCTTTGCCAATGTGGCCCAAAGCCGAAACTTAACCATGCTTGCGGACAGCGGGGAGGATAGCGACAAAGAAATATTAGTCGCTTCCAGCGGTTCTCTGGTCGGGCTGCTCAATGCCCGCAAACCCGAAACCTCCTGGGGTATGTACCTTCAGCCGGTATTCAGCCGTGGATCCAGAGACGGCAATTCTGACAGCGAGGGCTATGATTCGTATATGGCAGGACTGGAAATCGGCGTGGACCGCAAATTCGGTGAAAACCTGGTTCTCGGCATTATGGGTGGAATAGGCGCTACGCAGATCAATTTCAGCGGGTCGGATTTTGTTTCCGGTGATTCCGAAGTCCAACAGTTATATATCGCCGGAGTGTATGGGGGGTACAAGTTCATGGATTGGACCTTCAGTGATACCCTGAGCACCACCTATGCAACCCACGAATCATCCCGTAATGCAGGCATGTCGCAGACCGCCAAGGGAGATTACGATTCCATACTTACCTCCAACCAGTTTACAGCCAGATATCACTGGCAGCCAGTCAAAGACTGGGAGGTTGTGCCATGCATCGGGCTGAACATTACCCATCTGCATCGAGCCGGATTCAGTGAGACGGATGCAACCAACGCCATTTCCTACGACACTCTGGACAAAACCTTTGCTGACGGAATTTTAGGAGTACGCGTTAAGTATGACATTCAGATTGAGGACACGCTCGTAACACCCTACGCGGGGATTGGTGTTATCCACTCACTGGGGAGCAACGACATCACCGTACGCCAGTATCTGCCCACCACCTCGGCACAGGTGACCACGGAGAATGATTCCAATCGTCTTACTCCGGAACTGGGCGTTATTTTCGGCAAGAAAAATGCCAGCTTCACATTGAGCTATGCCGGTGAATATGGCGAAACCACGGACAGTCATTCCATTTTCGGTGTTCTGCGCATGGATTTTTAG